From Aedes albopictus strain Foshan chromosome 1, AalbF5, whole genome shotgun sequence, one genomic window encodes:
- the LOC109412269 gene encoding NKAP family protein CG6066, whose product MPRSRSRERTTSSRHKSKRDDDRRKKRRDSSSSDSRSSSSGSESSSSSSSDRSRDRNRKQGNRNKSDSRSPVKRRHHQQRDRDRRRSRSRSNSRAKNRDRRRERSRSRDKSRQNGHSSGAGGAGGESSSGRGRWEHDMYQEGQSREDGDRGGGRRRTGLGWGKERSGGGGGGGPGGSGMNDDFMQSRRLQREIIGEEGAPIAWADSPSPRESSDDEKELKALDKKASKKAKKKKKKSSDKKDKKKKKSSKKDRKKDKHSKKKKKKKVSSSESSSSSSGESGDEGEEWVEKSMAGKSGAGSSKGEQEELADGVVGPIKTSGNLNQKDFGRALLPGEGAAMAAYVTEGKRIPRRGEIGLTSDEIANFEDVGYVMSGSRHRRMEAVRIRKENQIYSADEKRALAMFSKEERQKRENKILSQFKEMISAKLASDKR is encoded by the coding sequence ATGCCCCGAAGTCGTTCGCGGGAGCGAACCACTAGTTCTCGTCACAAATCCAAGCGGGACGACGACCGAAGAAAGAAGCGTCGCGACTCAAGCTCCAGCGACTCCCGTTCCAGCAGCAGTGGCAGCgaaagtagcagcagcagcagtagtgatCGCTCCAGGGATAGGAATAGGAAGCAGGGTAACCGGAACAAGTCAGATTCCCGCTCGCCGGTGAAACGGCGCCATCACCAGCAGCGAGATCGAGACCGCAGGCGGTCGCGATCCCGATCCAATTCCAGAGCGAAAAATCGTGACCGGAGACGGGAGCGATCCCGATCGCGGGACAAATCCCGCCAGAATGGTCACAGTTCCGGGGCTGGCGGCGCGGGAGGAGAATCTTCGTCTGGACGTGGTAGGTGGGAGCACGATATGTACCAGGAGGGGCAGTCCCGAGAGGATGGCGACCGAGGAGGTGGTCGTCGCCGAACCGGATTGGGTTGGGGGAAGGAACGGAGCGGTGGAGGAGGTGGAGGAGGCCCTGGAGGAAGCGGTATGAATGATGATTTTATGCAATCGAGGCGACTGCAGCGGGAGATTATCGGGGAGGAAGGTGCCCCGATAGCGTGGGCAGATTCGCCTTCCCCGAGGGAGTCGTCCGACGATGAGAAGGAACTGAAGGCGCTGGACAAGAAGGCGTCCAAAaaggccaagaagaagaaaaagaagagcaGCGATAAGAAAgacaaaaagaaaaagaaatccAGCAAGAAGGACCGCAAAAAGGACAAACACtccaaaaagaagaaaaagaagaaggttTCGTCCTcggaatcgtcgtcgtcgtcttccggAGAGAGCGGAGATGAGGGAGAAGAGTGGGTGGAGAAGTCGATGGCTGGCAAGTCCGGAGCTGGATCTTCCAAGGGAGAACAAGAAGAGCTGGCCGATGGCGTCGTGGGACCGATCAAAACCAGTGGCAATCTGAACCAGAAGGACTTTGGGCGGGCTTTGCTGCCGGGTGAGGGTGCCGCCATGGCCGCCTATGTGACCGAGGGGAAGCGAATTCCGCGCCGTGGAGAGATCGGGCTGACCTCGGACGAGATCGCAAACTTCGAGGACGTGGGATACGTGATGAGCGGAAGCAGACATCGCCGAATGGAGGCCGTTCGTATCCGGAAGGAGAACCAGATCTACTCGGCGGACGAGAAACGGGCGCTGGCCATGTTCAGCAAGGAGGAACGGCAGAAGCGTGAGAACAAGATCCTGTCGCAGTTTAAGGAGATGATCAGCGCCAAACTGGCCAGCGATAAGCGCTAG